A window of Marinobacter sp. F4206 genomic DNA:
CGCACGTGGTTTTACATCCGTTTAAAACTGTCTTCATAGATTATATGCAAACGTGGTGTATGTCATGGTTCAGGACAGGTTTAGGACAGGTCCAGTGGGTCCACGCGGTAATAATCGCAAAGTACCGAATACACGGCCGGTTGTGTGTTCTTCAGGTGGAGGGGTTGCTGGTAGAAGGCTTCGGTCAGTACCGCGAAGAATTCCGCTGGCTGGGTGGCTCCGTAGGGATCCAGCCACCCCTGATGGTGATGCCTTAGGGAATACCGGAGGTTTTCGTAGGCTTTGGTCATGGTGTGCTGCCATTCTTCAGCCTGTTTCCCGCTGAGCGGTGGAGCACCATCGGCGGTGCCGTCGAGGTAGTCCAGCTGGTGGGCAAACTCATGGAGTATGACGTTGTGGGGCCCTTCCGGATTCATGGCTCCCTCCTCACATTCGGACCACGCCAATACGACCTGACCTCTAGAAGACGCTTCGCCGGCGCGAATCTGCTCGCTGACGCTCACCACCATACCGTCCCGCTCCGGAGCCTGAACCCGGTACACATCCGGATACACCAGTATGCTGCGGATCTCATCGTACTCCCTGAACGGGCGGGCGAGGATGAGCAGGCAGGCATGTCCGGCAACGGTGATTCTTACCCGATCGTTCACCTCGAAGCCGTCGCAGCCGTAGAATGTTTTCTCCGCAAGGAACAGTTGAACGTGCTGTTCAAGGCGACTTTTCAGATCTGCGGGCAGTTTGCGGTAGAGGGGCACCGAGGCAGTCATTTCCCGTCGCCAGGCCTCCGGAAACGGCTGCTTCAGTTGTCGCTTCCGGCGCCAGTCCTGGTAAAAAAACAGATAGAATACCGCCAGTGCTATGAAGGTCACTGCAAACAGCGCAAATACAAACAGGGCTGACATTCCGTATGATTCCACTCTGGATGGGGCTCTCGCCATCTTACCTTAAACCATCTCCAGGAGGCTGCCATGTCAGAGAAACAAACCGTAGTGATCACAGGGGCCAATCGTGGTATCGGTCTTGAACTCGCCCGGCAATATGCCGCCAGGGGCTGTCACGTAATCGGTGTCTGTCGGGAGGCATCCGGCGAGCTGTCCGACATCGCGGCCCGGGTCATTGACGGCGTGGACGTGACCACTGAGGCCGGCATCCAGCGCCTGACCAGTGCCGTCGACGCTCAGCGGATTGATCTGCTGATCAACAACGCTGGCCTGTTGCAGGACGAAAAGCTCGGCAGCATCGATTTCGATTCCATCCGCACTCAGATGGAGGTTAATGCCTACGCGCCGCTCCGGGTTACCGAGGCGCTGGTATCGCACATCCCCTTTGGCGGCAAGATTGCCAACATCACCAGCCGTATGGGGTCCATTGCCGATAACGATTCAGGCGGTCGCTATGGTTACCGGGCCTCGAAAGCGGCGCTCAATGCCTTTGGCAAGTCGCTGGCTATGGATCTGAAATCAAAAGGCATTGCGGTGGCCCAATTACACCCGGGGTATGTGCAGACGCGCATGGTGAATTTTGGTGGGTTGATCACGCCCGAGGAGTCCGCCGAGGGACTGGCAGCCAGGATTGACGGGCTCAATCTTGAGAACACGGGCTCATTCTGGCATAGCAACGGTGATGAGCTGCCGTGGTAAGGTAGCCCGGGATTTCAAGTCGCCGGTTGTATTGTGCATCGGGCGAAAGCGGGGTGTCCTCGGGGCAATCCGGAACAGGTCGTATCAACAGGAGTTTGCTGATGAGTCTGGCGATTGCCTTGCATGTGTTGTCTGCGGTGGTCTGGGTAGGGGGGATGTTCTTCGCCTACATGGCCATGCGCCCGGCTGTGGTCGAAGTGATTGAAGTGAGCCAGCGCGGCGCACTCTGGTGCCGTACCCTGTCCCGTTTTTTTCGCTGGGTATGGCTGGCGGCTGTGCTCTTGCTGGTGACCGGGTATTGGATGGTTTTCAGTGTCTTCGGCGGTATGGCCGGTGCGGGCTGGCACATTCACGTGATGCAGACTCTGGGGCTGATCATGATGCTGTTGTTCTTCCACGTGTACTTTGCCCCCTTCCGTCGGCTGAAGCAGGCGGTGGCCGAGAAGGATCCCCAGGAGGGTGGTCGCCGGGTCGGCCAGATCCGAAAGCTGGTCGGCGTTAATCTGATTCTTGGGTTGATTGTGGTTGCGGTCGGCGCGGGTGGCCGGTATCTGTAATTCCCTTCTGAGGGCGGGCAACCGGGGAAACACAACATGTCTGACATTCGGCAAAAGACCCTGGAAGGGCTGGAGGTTGGCGACCAATTCACGCTGACCCGAACCTTCACTGAAACTGAAACGATGACCTTCGGCGAGATCAGCCGCGACCATAACCCGATTCACTATGATGAGCGTTTTGTCAGGGCCAAGGGCCTTCAGGGTCGCATCTGCCACGGCCTGCTGGTCGGCGGCATGATCACCGAGGTGGGTGGGCAGATCGGCTGGCTCGCGTCCGGAATGAACTTCCGGTTCCGACGGCCAGTGTATTTTGGTGACACCGTCACCTGTGTGTTCACGATCACCGAGGTGGACGACAAGAACAGGGCCAGAGCGGAAGCGGTGCTCTCCAATCAGCATGGAGACGTGGTGATTGAGGCGTGGCTGACCGGCGTTTTGCCGGGCCCCGTGGAACGGAATATTCTGGCCAGCCTGCTGGCTGGCGACTAAATCACGTCTGTTGAGGTTTGTATGGCCCGTTTCGAGCTGCTAGGCACAGCGATGATTCCCGGAAAGGGAACCCAGCTGCGTTTGCTGCAGCGGAATGATGAATTCTCCATCAAGATTGCCGACAGTACCGGTGAGCTGATGAACAGCCGTCTGCATGGGTCGGAGGATGCGCTGGCAACGCTGGCCTGCGAGCGGATTTCGGATCATCCCGCGCCGCGGGTGCTGATTGGCGGCCTTGGCATGGGGTTTACCCTGGCAGCAGCGCTGGAGGCATTGGGCGAGACCGCGGAGGTGACCGTGGCGGAGCTGGTGCCGGAAGTGAAAGACTGGAATCTGGGGCCCCTGGGCGGGGCCGCCGGTTATCCGTTGAAAGACCCCAGGGCCCGGGTTCACCTCGGGGACGTGGTGCAACTGATCAAGGAGTCTCCTGCCAGTTACGACGCCATTCTGCTGGACATCGACAATGGCCCCGAGGGGCTGACGCGAAAGGAAAACGACTGGCTTTACACCACTGCGGGCATTGCAGCGGCCCAGGCCGCACTTCGGCCCGACGGGGTATTGGCCTACTGGTCGGCGGGGCAGGATCCGGCCTTTACCGAACGCCTCAAGCGAGCAGGGTTGTCGGTGGAGCCGGTTACCGTGCGCGCCCACCGTCCGGGAAAGGGCGCAAGGCATGTCATCTGGTTGGCCTGGTAACGTTGTAAGCCTTCAGTCGTCGTCCTCCATCTGCAGGCGTTCTTGCCGCTCCATTTCTTCCAGTCTGGCGGCATCGATTACCGCCATCAGGTCGTCCACATTGGCGCTGTGGGTATCGTGCTCGAAGCAGCCGGTCAGTCTGCTCTCAGGATGCAGGTCGCCGCTCTCATATAGGGCCCAGATTTCCTTGCCGTAATCGGTGACGAGCAGGTCCGGTGCGTACTGGCCAAAGTGGCGACGCATGTTATCGACATCCCGCTCCAGCATTCGCTCGGCATTGTTGTTGCCTGCTGCGTTGACAGCCTGGGGAAGGTCGATGATAACCGGGCCCCGGGCGTCCACCAGCACGTTGAACTCCGAGAGGTCGCCGTGGATCAGGCCGGCGTCGAGCATACGAACGATGTCCGCGATAACCTGGGCGTGGTACTCCCGCGCCACTTCCGCCGTCAGCGTGACATCATCAAGCCGTGGCGCCGCTTTGCCGTCCTCATCGGCAATCAGTTCCATCAACAGCACGCCGTCCACAAATCCCAGTGGCTGGGGTACCCGGACGCCAGCCGATTGCAGCCGGTACAGGGCATCAACCTCGGCGTTGAGCCAGGCGTCTTCCTGTTCTTTCTGGCCGTAACGGGTTTTCTTGCTCATGGCCCTGGCTCGTCGACTGTTCCGGACTTTTCGTCCTTCCTGGTATTCCACGGCCTGTTTGAAGCTGCGCTTCTGTGCTTCCTTGAACACCTTGGCGCACCGCAGCTCCTCGCCACAGCGCACCACATACACCTGTGCCTCCTTGCCGCTCATGAGCTGGTACAGCACTTCGTCTACCATGCCGTCGTCGACAAGGGGTTGTAATCGCTTCGGAACTTTCATAAAACCTTTCTGGTTCACCGTATGGTTGCCGGCCGTATTCGTTGATCTGGAAAAAGGCCGTGCGTGGGCTGGGCAAGGAGAATGACGGGTACGGAGCATAGCTTACATGAAAACCCTTGTTGTCATCCTGTTGATTGTGCTCGCTGGCGGTGTGCTGGCCCTCTGGCTATGGCGTCAGTGGGACCATCGCCTGGATCAGGCCGCGGTGGATCGTTTAACGGCTCTGCAGCCTTCGAACCCCGGGCGTTTTGAGCCGGCGATGGTGGCCGGCTTGCCCGAACCCGCGCGCCGTTATTTCCTGTACACCATCGCCCCGGACACGCCGCTTTATACCGTTGCCTGTATCAGTATGGCGGGACGGTTCGGCATGGGTAACAGAGATAAGCCG
This region includes:
- a CDS encoding MaoC/PaaZ C-terminal domain-containing protein, translating into MSDIRQKTLEGLEVGDQFTLTRTFTETETMTFGEISRDHNPIHYDERFVRAKGLQGRICHGLLVGGMITEVGGQIGWLASGMNFRFRRPVYFGDTVTCVFTITEVDDKNRARAEAVLSNQHGDVVIEAWLTGVLPGPVERNILASLLAGD
- a CDS encoding spermidine synthase: MARFELLGTAMIPGKGTQLRLLQRNDEFSIKIADSTGELMNSRLHGSEDALATLACERISDHPAPRVLIGGLGMGFTLAAALEALGETAEVTVAELVPEVKDWNLGPLGGAAGYPLKDPRARVHLGDVVQLIKESPASYDAILLDIDNGPEGLTRKENDWLYTTAGIAAAQAALRPDGVLAYWSAGQDPAFTERLKRAGLSVEPVTVRAHRPGKGARHVIWLAW
- a CDS encoding zinc-dependent peptidase, with protein sequence MSALFVFALFAVTFIALAVFYLFFYQDWRRKRQLKQPFPEAWRREMTASVPLYRKLPADLKSRLEQHVQLFLAEKTFYGCDGFEVNDRVRITVAGHACLLILARPFREYDEIRSILVYPDVYRVQAPERDGMVVSVSEQIRAGEASSRGQVVLAWSECEEGAMNPEGPHNVILHEFAHQLDYLDGTADGAPPLSGKQAEEWQHTMTKAYENLRYSLRHHHQGWLDPYGATQPAEFFAVLTEAFYQQPLHLKNTQPAVYSVLCDYYRVDPLDLS
- a CDS encoding CopD family protein, with protein sequence MSLAIALHVLSAVVWVGGMFFAYMAMRPAVVEVIEVSQRGALWCRTLSRFFRWVWLAAVLLLVTGYWMVFSVFGGMAGAGWHIHVMQTLGLIMMLLFFHVYFAPFRRLKQAVAEKDPQEGGRRVGQIRKLVGVNLILGLIVVAVGAGGRYL
- a CDS encoding SDR family oxidoreductase, with the translated sequence MSEKQTVVITGANRGIGLELARQYAARGCHVIGVCREASGELSDIAARVIDGVDVTTEAGIQRLTSAVDAQRIDLLINNAGLLQDEKLGSIDFDSIRTQMEVNAYAPLRVTEALVSHIPFGGKIANITSRMGSIADNDSGGRYGYRASKAALNAFGKSLAMDLKSKGIAVAQLHPGYVQTRMVNFGGLITPEESAEGLAARIDGLNLENTGSFWHSNGDELPW
- a CDS encoding PA4780 family RIO1-like protein kinase, with translation MKVPKRLQPLVDDGMVDEVLYQLMSGKEAQVYVVRCGEELRCAKVFKEAQKRSFKQAVEYQEGRKVRNSRRARAMSKKTRYGQKEQEDAWLNAEVDALYRLQSAGVRVPQPLGFVDGVLLMELIADEDGKAAPRLDDVTLTAEVAREYHAQVIADIVRMLDAGLIHGDLSEFNVLVDARGPVIIDLPQAVNAAGNNNAERMLERDVDNMRRHFGQYAPDLLVTDYGKEIWALYESGDLHPESRLTGCFEHDTHSANVDDLMAVIDAARLEEMERQERLQMEDDD